The genomic region CGCCCACCAGCCAGAGCAAGCTGAACAGCAGCGTCACGGCGCCCACCGCGATGCCCGCGATGGCCAGGCCACGGCCTGATTCGCCGCTGACCTTGATCTGGTTCAGTGCGACCACGCCGAGCACAATCCCGGCGATCGAACCCAGACCGCACAGCGAGATGACTGACGCGACCAGCGAGGCGATCGCCAGGCCGTTGGTCTTCGGGGCAGGCGCACCGTAGGCGCCGTACGGCGGGTAGCCCTGGGCCGCATATCCCGGTGTCCCGTAGCCGGGTGCCCCGTAGCCCGGAACCCCGTAGCCGGGCGGTGGGTACCCCGGCGGCACATACCCGGGGGCCCCGTATCCCGGCGGTGGGTAACCCGGCGCGGCGCCGTAGGGCGGAGGCGGGGGATAACCAGCCGGAGGAAGACCCGGATCGCCGGCCGGCGGGGGGTATCCGGGCACGCCGTAACCCTGGTCGGCCGGGGGCGGCGCATACGCGCTCGGGTCGTACGGCGGCGGAGGCTCATACGACGGCGCAGGCTCATACGACGGCGTCGCGTAAGCGGGCGGGGTGTCCGCAGGCGGTTGCTGGGTGTCCTCGATCGGTCGCGCTTCGTATCCGCCGGATACCGGCTCCGATGCACCCGCAGTGGTCTCGGGTGACGGCGACTTGTCCGCGTCAGAACCCTCACTCGTCATGCCGACAAACCTAGCGCAACGGCCGATACTCGGTGATCGAAGCGCATTCGGGGCACGATGGTCGCTATCGGGGCGTTGTCTCGTTGAGGATCAGTAGGACCTGCACGGAAGAGTCGGAGGAGACGAACCATGACCAGCCCGCTTCAACCTGGGCCGAAGTCGGGACGCGGGGGCCCGGCTGGGTTGCCGACACCACCCAAGGGATGGCCCATCGGCTCATACCCCACCTACGCGGAGGCGCAGCGCGCGGTGGACTATCTGTCCGACCAGGAGTTCCCCGTTCAGCAGGTGACCATCGTGGGCGTCGATCTCATGCAGGTCGAACGTGTCACGGGCCGTCTGACGTGGCCGCGCGTGCTGCTCGGCGGTGCGTTGACGGGTGCGTGGCTCGGTCTGTTCATCGGTCTGGTCCTTGGCTTCTTCAGCCCCAGCCCGTGGGGCTCACTGGTCGCGGGCTTGGTCGCCGGCGTGTTCTTCGGTCTCATCACATCCGGCATTCAGTATGCGATGGCGCGTGGCACAAGGGATTTCAGCTCGACGATGCAACTCGTCGCTGGTCGCTACGACGTGCTGTGCGACCCGAAGAGCGCCGAGCAGGGGCGGGATCTGCTGGCGCGCTTGACGATCTGACCGTTGCCGCGCGGCGTCCAATTGTGTGGCCGCCCCGGGGGCGCGGAGTGCGCTGACGCGAGCGTGACAGGTCACGATTCCGGCCCGATATCTCGGCGCGCGGCCGATAGTGTTGCACATCACGCGTCCTTGGCTCTACGGTTTGCGCGCGGGATGTTCCCCTCGGACGGAGGCAGTGGTGCGCGCTCTGCGGCTTAGGGCTGCGGCGTTGGCTGCGCTGACGACGGCGTCGATGGTATCGGCGTGCAGTTCGGACAGCGGGGGCATCGTCATCAACTACTACACGCCGGCAAGCGAGATGGCGACGTTCACTGCCGTGGCGAAACGCTGCAACGACGAACTCGGCGGCCGCTTCACCATCAAGCAGATCAGCTTGCCCAAGGGTGCTGATGACCAACGCCTTCAGCTCGCGCGTCGACTCACCGGCAACGACAAGACGCTCGACCTGATGGCACTCGACGTGGTGTGGACCGCGGAGTTCGCCGAAGCTGGTTGGGCGTTGCCCCTTTCGGATGATCCGTCGGGTGAGGCGGAGGCTGATGCGCGGGCCAACACGCTGCCGGGGCCGCTCGAGACGGCGAAGTGGCAGGATCAGCTCTACGCCGCGCCGATCACGACCAACACCCAGTTGCTCTGGTACCGACCGGATTTGATGTCGGAGCCGCCGGCGACCTGGGATGGAATGGTGTCTGAGGCCACCCGACTACACGCCGCTGGCGAACCGAGTTGGATCGCCGTGCAGGCCAAGCAGTACGAGGGCCTCGTGGTCTGGTTCAACACGTTGCTGGAAAGCGCGGGCGGCCAAGTGCTCTCCGACGACGGCAAGACCGTCACGCTCACCGACACCCCCGAGCACCGCGCCGCGACCGTCAAGGCGCTGGAGATCATCAAGGCCGTTGCCACCGCGCCCGGCGCCGATCCATCGATCACGCAGACGGACGAGGGCACGGCGCGCCTGGCACTCGAACAGGGCAAAGCCGCGCTCGAGGTGAACTGGCCCTTCGTGCTGCCGTCGATGCTCGAGAACGCGGTCAAGGGCGGTGTCTCCTTCCTGCCGCTCAACGAGCAGCCGGAACTGAGCGGCAGCATCAATGACGTCGGCACGTTCTCTCCGACTGACGAGCAGTTCGAGATGGCCTATGACGCCAGCAAGAAGGTGTTCGGCTTCGCCAACTACCCGGCAGTGGTGCCGGGTCAACCGGCCAAGGTCACGCTCGGCGGCCTGAATGTGGCGGTGGGCAAGAACACTCAGCACAGGGCAGAGGCGTTCGAGGCCATTCGTTGCCTGCGCAGTGTCGAGAACCAGCGCTACACCTCGGTTGAGGGTGGCCTGCCCGCCGTGCGGGCGTCGCTTTACGACGACCCGGCCTTCCAGGCCAAGTACCCGCAGTACGCGATCATCCGCGAACAGTTGACGAATGCCGCGGTGCGGCCGGCGACGCCCGTCTACCAAGCGGTGTCGACGCGTATCTCGGCGACCCTGGCTCCCGTCACCGATATCGATCCCGAGCGCACGGCCGACGAGCTCGCCGAACAGGTGCAGAAGGCCATTGACGGAAAGGGGCTGATCCCGTGACCCCTCCAGTCAGTACGGCCTCGGCGCAGGATGTCCCGGTGTCGCCGGCGACCGACCAGGCCGCCCGCGCCGGCGACGACAAGCGCTCCGAGCGCAGGCTCGCGTTCTGGCTCGTCAGTCCCGCCGTGCTCCTCATGCTTGCGGTGACGGCCTATCCGATCTTCTACGCCGTCTGGTTGAGCCTGCAGCGGTACAACCTCGCCGCCCCCGACGACACCGAGTTCGTCGGGCTGGCGAACTATCAGACGATCCTCACCGACCGGTACTGGTGGACGGCGTTCGCGGTGACCCTGGCGATCACCATCGTCTCGGTCGCCATCGAGTTCGTGCTCGGCATGGCGCTGGCACTCGTCATGCACCGCACGATCTTTGGCAAGAACGTGGTGCGCACCGCGATCCTGGTGCCCTACGGCATCGTCACGGTGGCGGCCTCCTA from Mycolicibacterium sp. YH-1 harbors:
- a CDS encoding DUF4190 domain-containing protein, translated to MTSEGSDADKSPSPETTAGASEPVSGGYEARPIEDTQQPPADTPPAYATPSYEPAPSYEPPPPYDPSAYAPPPADQGYGVPGYPPPAGDPGLPPAGYPPPPPYGAAPGYPPPGYGAPGYVPPGYPPPGYGVPGYGAPGYGTPGYAAQGYPPYGAYGAPAPKTNGLAIASLVASVISLCGLGSIAGIVLGVVALNQIKVSGESGRGLAIAGIAVGAVTLLFSLLWLVGVAAS
- a CDS encoding general stress protein, whose product is MTSPLQPGPKSGRGGPAGLPTPPKGWPIGSYPTYAEAQRAVDYLSDQEFPVQQVTIVGVDLMQVERVTGRLTWPRVLLGGALTGAWLGLFIGLVLGFFSPSPWGSLVAGLVAGVFFGLITSGIQYAMARGTRDFSSTMQLVAGRYDVLCDPKSAEQGRDLLARLTI
- a CDS encoding ABC transporter substrate-binding protein — encoded protein: MVSACSSDSGGIVINYYTPASEMATFTAVAKRCNDELGGRFTIKQISLPKGADDQRLQLARRLTGNDKTLDLMALDVVWTAEFAEAGWALPLSDDPSGEAEADARANTLPGPLETAKWQDQLYAAPITTNTQLLWYRPDLMSEPPATWDGMVSEATRLHAAGEPSWIAVQAKQYEGLVVWFNTLLESAGGQVLSDDGKTVTLTDTPEHRAATVKALEIIKAVATAPGADPSITQTDEGTARLALEQGKAALEVNWPFVLPSMLENAVKGGVSFLPLNEQPELSGSINDVGTFSPTDEQFEMAYDASKKVFGFANYPAVVPGQPAKVTLGGLNVAVGKNTQHRAEAFEAIRCLRSVENQRYTSVEGGLPAVRASLYDDPAFQAKYPQYAIIREQLTNAAVRPATPVYQAVSTRISATLAPVTDIDPERTADELAEQVQKAIDGKGLIP